From one Flavobacterium kingsejongi genomic stretch:
- a CDS encoding vWA domain-containing protein, whose amino-acid sequence MELEQEKYLYLLFILPVVLLLFLYLQFWKRKKQREFADAVLLKRLSPNKSTFKPVLKLVLFLLAITGLIFGLVNPRIGTRVETIKREGIDVVFAIDVSKSMLAEDIAPNRLEKSKQIVSQIINQLGSDRIGIVAYAGSAYPVLPITTDYGVAKMFLQSMNTDMVSSRGTAINEAINLASTYFDDKETNKLLILISDGEDHSEGAQGAAEEANKLGLKILTIGVGTEKGGPIPIKRNGVTESFLRDKSDQVVVTKMNPEILKQISKATNSNFILGNNTKQVTEFVKNALDGIEKNKFENQQIAEYDSQFQWFLGFALLLLFGDVLLSERKTAWVKKMNLFNEEEK is encoded by the coding sequence ATGGAATTAGAACAAGAAAAATATTTATACTTACTTTTTATACTACCAGTAGTACTGTTGCTTTTTTTGTACCTCCAGTTTTGGAAACGAAAAAAACAGCGTGAATTTGCTGATGCGGTACTGCTTAAAAGGCTCAGCCCCAATAAATCGACTTTTAAACCGGTTTTGAAATTGGTACTTTTCCTATTGGCCATCACAGGATTGATTTTTGGCCTGGTAAATCCAAGGATTGGAACCCGGGTAGAGACGATCAAGCGCGAAGGTATTGACGTTGTTTTTGCTATCGACGTTTCTAAAAGTATGCTGGCGGAAGATATAGCGCCCAACCGTTTGGAGAAAAGCAAGCAAATTGTATCCCAGATTATCAATCAATTGGGAAGCGACCGTATTGGCATTGTGGCCTATGCAGGAAGTGCATACCCAGTATTGCCTATTACTACCGATTATGGGGTTGCGAAAATGTTCCTTCAAAGTATGAATACCGATATGGTTTCTTCCAGAGGTACTGCAATTAACGAAGCGATCAATCTGGCGTCCACTTATTTTGATGATAAAGAGACCAACAAACTCCTGATCCTGATCTCCGATGGGGAAGATCATTCTGAAGGTGCCCAGGGCGCTGCAGAAGAAGCCAATAAATTAGGATTGAAAATATTGACTATTGGCGTTGGAACTGAAAAAGGTGGCCCAATCCCGATAAAACGGAATGGAGTTACGGAAAGTTTTTTACGGGATAAAAGCGATCAGGTAGTAGTTACCAAGATGAATCCCGAGATACTAAAGCAAATCTCCAAAGCGACCAATAGTAATTTTATATTAGGGAATAATACAAAACAGGTAACGGAGTTTGTAAAAAACGCATTGGACGGCATTGAAAAAAATAAATTTGAAAACCAGCAGATTGCGGAGTATGATTCCCAGTTTCAGTGGTTTTTAGGATTTGCACTGCTGTTGTTGTTTGGTGATGTATTATTGTCAGAACGCAAAACAGCATGGGTGAAGAAAATGAACCTGTTTAATGAAGAAGAAAAATAA